A segment of the Acidobacteriota bacterium genome:
CAGGACTTTGTTCCGCAATGTTCGCCAACTCTCGCCCGGCCATTACCTGATCGCACAACGCGGAAAGGTCACGGTCAAACGCTATTGGGACGTCGGCTATCCAAAGGCGAACGCCGCACATCCACACACATCCGAAACGGAGTGTATCGAAACGGTGCGATCGATGCTAGACGAGGCGATCCGTCTGCGAATGCGTGCCGATGTGCCGGTCGGATGCTATCTCAGCGGAGGCGTCGATTCTTCGTCCGTACTTGGGATGGCGAGCCGTTATGCGGAAGGGAAGTTTACGGCGTTCACGATCGCGTTCGATCATCCCGATTTCGACGAAAGCGGGCCCGCGAGACGAATGGCTGAACATGCGGGTGCCGAGTTTCGACCGATCGCCGTGAAAGGCACGGACTTCGCCGATGTTTTCTACGATTCTGTCTGGAAAGGCGAGATGATCCACTATAACGCCCACGGAGCGGCCCGCTATCACCTCAGCCGAGCCGTGCGGGCCGAAGGCTACAAGACCGTCATCGGCGGCGAAGGTGCGGACGAACTTTTCGCGGGATATGATTTCTCAAGCCAGGCGGTTCTCGCGAGCGGATCGTCCGCGATGGCGAAGTATGCAACAATGTTCGCCCGTCTTTTTAAGCCCAAGACCGAGACCGAACGCCGCATCGCCGCGACCTCGCCGTGGCTCGCACGCCTCAGCCACATTCTCGCCTTCCCGCCGAATTTGACGGATTATGTCGCGGAGAAATTCGACTTTCTACACACTATCATCGCACCGGAACTTACAGCGAAATTCCCCGGCCGCGATCCGTACCGCGAGTTTTTCCGGCAGTTTGACTATCGCAAAACCCTGCTGGGCAGGGAACCGGCGAAGCAGATCCTGTATCTATGGATGAAGTCGCTCTTCGTCAACTACGTACTAGCCGCCGAACGCCTCGATATGACAAACGCGGTTGAAGTGCGTCTGCCGTTTCTCGATCACAAACTGTTCGAATACGTGAGTTCGATCCCGGTTGCGATGCTCGCAAAGGGCGGAACACTAAAATATCTGCTTCGCGAAGCCGTCAAACCGTATATCACCGATGAGGTCTATAGGGGGCTAAAGCAGCCTTTCCTCGCACCGCCGACCACTAGGCGAAACGACGACGCGATGTACATTATGCTGCAGGACATCTTGCGGAGCGAGAGTTTTCGTTCGGTGCCGTTCTTCGACCATGCGGCCGTCATTAAGATGCTAGATGGCGTCGCAACGATGGATGACGCGGCCCGTGCGTCAATGGATCCCGTGCTCTACATGATGGCGTCGATCGGCGTACTGCACGAAAAGTACCATCTATAGTTTGGGTTCAAAGGATCTCTTTGGGGCACCTCACCTCGTGGATACTTTTGCTCCGTCTACTATTTGACTTGGCGGATGAAGGATCACGATCTCGCCGTCTGAAATTCCTTCGACTATCTGCGTGCTCTCGGCATTCTGCCGGCCCGTTTTTATAGCTCTCTGTCTGGCACGGCCGGATTCGACTACAAATACATTCCACTCATCTCCACTCCGAAACAAGGCGCTTGAGGGAATTGTCAAAACATCATCTGATTCCCATACGATGATGCTCACGTCGACGCGGTAATTGTCTCCGAACTTTGGCGCTTTGGACAAAAAACTCGCCGATCACATTTACCCGCTGCTCCTCGACGCCGAGTGCCGAGACCTTTGTTGTGGCTTGAGGCTCGATCAGATGGACACGGGCTTTCAACGGTTCTGTCGAGCTTTCATTGATCACCATGATAGGCGCACCGGGCGGTATCTTTACCGCGTCGGTCGAGAGCACGTCCACGACGATCTCGATATTGTCCGGATCGCCGATCTCGATCAGTGGGGTTCCGGCGGTAACGAAACCTTCGCTCTTTTGAGCGATCCTCAGCACTTTCCCGGCGATCGGAGCAAACACTCTGGCAGCATATATGTTTGGGAGTTCGTCCCGCTTATCCGGAGTCCGCTGGACCGGCGGATTTGGATCGATCTCGGTGATCGGATAGTCGTGTGGTATGAAGTCGCCCTCAGTCAACTTTATCCGCGACATCCGTCCGGAAACCGGTGCGCTGACCGTTATCTTCACTCGAGCTCGTGTCTTACCTTCCGCTTCGACCGCAACTGTCATCGGCCCACGCCGGCTCGTCGCTACCTCAACGGATGTCGACTCTTCGCTGAGCAGCAGCCAAGCCAATATGAGCCCGACAACGACAGCCGCCGCAAGATACAGCATCTGTTTTTTTGATACGTTTAACATGTTATTCTCTCGTTTTAAGGACAGCAATAAGGTCTAGTCCCCGCAATCGCCACGAGACCAGAAGACCAGAGATGACCGCCGCCGCAGCAACATAGATCGCCGTCAATAAAAATGTCCTCTGACTAAATACCATAGG
Coding sequences within it:
- the asnB gene encoding asparagine synthase (glutamine-hydrolyzing); its protein translation is MCGIVAIFNNDRPVNSDALGRSIDALIPRGPDEQSSWVSPNGRTALGHARLNIIDLVTGTQPIAGEDGKLHIIHNGEFYDFERITRELENRGHKFRTRSDSEIALHLYQEMGPACLEHLRGEFAFVIWDEENETLFAARDRFGIKPLFYVQDADGLKLASEAKALFAAGVRAAWDQESVFQNLFFSFDQDRTLFRNVRQLSPGHYLIAQRGKVTVKRYWDVGYPKANAAHPHTSETECIETVRSMLDEAIRLRMRADVPVGCYLSGGVDSSSVLGMASRYAEGKFTAFTIAFDHPDFDESGPARRMAEHAGAEFRPIAVKGTDFADVFYDSVWKGEMIHYNAHGAARYHLSRAVRAEGYKTVIGGEGADELFAGYDFSSQAVLASGSSAMAKYATMFARLFKPKTETERRIAATSPWLARLSHILAFPPNLTDYVAEKFDFLHTIIAPELTAKFPGRDPYREFFRQFDYRKTLLGREPAKQILYLWMKSLFVNYVLAAERLDMTNAVEVRLPFLDHKLFEYVSSIPVAMLAKGGTLKYLLREAVKPYITDEVYRGLKQPFLAPPTTRRNDDAMYIMLQDILRSESFRSVPFFDHAAVIKMLDGVATMDDAARASMDPVLYMMASIGVLHEKYHL
- a CDS encoding HlyD family efflux transporter periplasmic adaptor subunit; the encoded protein is MLNVSKKQMLYLAAAVVVGLILAWLLLSEESTSVEVATSRRGPMTVAVEAEGKTRARVKITVSAPVSGRMSRIKLTEGDFIPHDYPITEIDPNPPVQRTPDKRDELPNIYAARVFAPIAGKVLRIAQKSEGFVTAGTPLIEIGDPDNIEIVVDVLSTDAVKIPPGAPIMVINESSTEPLKARVHLIEPQATTKVSALGVEEQRVNVIGEFFVQSAKVRRQLPRRREHHRMGIR